In one window of Tubulanus polymorphus chromosome 3, tnTubPoly1.2, whole genome shotgun sequence DNA:
- the LOC141902393 gene encoding katanin p80 WD40 repeat-containing subunit B1-like, producing MAESKRAWKLQEFVAHAGNVNCLAVGHKSGRVMVTGGEDKKVNMWAIGKPNCIMSLSGHTSPVEAVRFGNAEEMVVAGSFSGALKIWDLEAAKIVRTLTGHISSIRSLDFHPYGDFVASGSIDTNIKLWDVRRKGCLFTYKGHRQPINCLRFSPDGRWVVSAGEDSVIKLWDLTAGKLLTELTQHTGPVNCVEFHPNEFLLASGSSDRSVKFWDLERFSMVSTSDGESNVIKTIQFHPDGTCLYAGSHDVLKVYGWEPTRCFDSIAMGWGKVADIAIAHSVKQSQLIGATFNSTNVSTFVVDLQFCTFDNVPVVDTPTPASPPISSSSGRKSFVMERPPTRSSNQRNAPKEEPEEPHTPAEDPGDDDLSTADITDPSDYNEIFHPRQRLSHSPVRDMEPFKAPPTAVDDGNTRNNEFNVVHVNKQPVPSANKVTKPVTASRERPVSKDQNQAEPVPRAQPPPSADRNKPPPTPVQSKGEPDIGGIDVNAFLPKQRQVSAEQQKAGSENETIASIHKGHDSMIAVMSNRHKNLQIIRALWSQGNIKTALDSAVNMGDQSVIVDLFNILIQKASLWNLDICATVLLQIPGLIESKYDTYIQTGCGSLRLILKNFSSVIKSNMLAPPGLGVDISREDRYRKCKQCYSQLMDIRAIVSTKQQVSGKLGNTFRELHLLMNMLE from the exons ATGGCGGAATCAAAACGAGCCTGGAAATTAC AAGAGTTTGTGGCACATGCGGGCAATGTCAATTGCTTGGCAGTCGGGCATAAGTCTGGACGTGTCATGGTTACTGGAGGTGAAGATAAGAAAGTCAATATGTGGGCTATCGGTAAGCCCAATTGTATTATG agtTTGTCTGGTCACACGAGTCCTGTAGAAGCGGTCCGGTTTGGAAATGCTGAAGAGATGGTTGTAGCTGGCTCATTTTCTGGTGCTTTAAAAATATGGGATTTAGAAGCCGCCAAAA TTGTAAGAACGCTGACTGGACATATATCTAGCATCCGCAGTTTAGACTTTCATCCTTACGGCGACTTTGTCGCTTCAGGGTCTATCGACACAAATATAAAG TTATGGGATGTAAGAAGAAAAGGTTGTCTATTTACGTATAAG GGCCATCGTCAGCCAATAAATTGTTTGAGATTTAGTCCTGATGGTCGATGGGTCGTCTCAGCCGGTGAAGATTCAGTCATAAAG TTATGGGATTTAACGGCTGGGAAAttgttaacagaattaacgcAGCATACAGGACCAGTGAACTGTGTGGAGTTTCATCCAAATGAGTTTCTCTTGGCGTCCGGTAGTAGTGACAG AAGTGTGAAGTTCTGGGATTTGGAAAGGTTTAGTATGGTCAGTACAAGCGATGGGGAAAGTAATGTAATCAA GACTATTCAGTTTCACCCTGATGGTACATGTTTATACGCGGGTAGTCATGATGTATTAAAAGTATACGGATGGGAACCTACTCGATGCTTTGATTCGATAGCTATGGGTTGGGGCAAAGTCGCTGATATTGCTATTGCTCACAGTGTTAAACAAAGCCAACTG ATTGGTGCCACGTTCAATTCTACAAATGTATCAACATTTGTGGTGGATTTACAGTTTTGTACATTTGACAACGTGCCAGTAGTAGATACACCAACACCAGCCAGTCCTCCTATATCCAGTTCAAG TGGTCGAAAAAGTTTTGTAATGGAGCGTCCTCCTACGAGGTCATCTAACCAAAGAAA cgCACCTAAAGAAGAACCTGAAGAGCCACACACTCCAGCAGAAGATCCCGGTGATGACGATCTATCTACGGCTGATATTACTGACCCATCGGATTACAATGAAATATTCCATCCCAGGCAACGATTAT CTCATTCACCGGTGCGAGATATGGAGCCGTTCAAGGCACCGCCTACTGCTGTGGATGATG GCAATACGAGAAACAACGAATTCAATGTCGTTCATGTAAATAAGCAACCAGTTCCATCAGCTAACAAAGTAACAAAACCGGTTACAGCCAGTCGTGAACGCCCGGTGTCAAAAGACCAAAATCAAGCCGAACCAGTCCCCCGCGCTCAACCTCCTCCATCTGCAGATCGTAATAAACCACCTCCAACTCCAGTTCAGAGTAAAGGTGAACCTGATATTGGAGGAATTGATGTGAATGCTTTCCTGCCG AAACAACGTCAAGTCAGTGCAGAGCAACAGAAAGCTGGatcagaaaatgaaactaTTGCATCTATACACAAAGGACATGATTCCATGATAGCTGTCATGTCAAATAGACATAAAAACCTTCAAATTATTAGAGCCCTGTGGTCCCAAGGAAATATCAAA actGCTCTGGATTCCGCGGTTAATATGGGCGACCAATCAGTGATCGTTGATCTTTTCAATATTCTAATTCAAAAAGC GAGTTTATGGAATTTAGATATATGTGCGACTGTATTACTACAAATACCAGGATTGATTGAGAGTAAATATGACAC ATATATACAAACCGGATGCGGTTCATTGCGATTGATACTAAAAAACTTTTCATCTGTGATCAAATCGAATATGCTGGCACCTCCTGGCCTTGGAGTAGACATATCAAGAGAAGATAG GTATAGGAAGTGTAAACAATGTTATTCTCAGCTGATGGATATCCGAGCCATTGTCTCCACGAAACAACAAGTATCAGGAAAACTAGGAAATACGTTCCGTGAACTGCATTTACTAATGAACATGTTGGAGTAA
- the LOC141902370 gene encoding uncharacterized protein LOC141902370 isoform X2, with protein sequence MDVVEIEDRPWRHTTTDINLTDADILNDDNLTDAANFTTQFNSTALTRNRDPLASLTFVIIYSIASFIGVIVLAIIDLMVCVALMPVDIMRKRWLWDEYFLLGIPHTIFLWLRNMSLELQVVVLVSIAVDRFFAICKPLSFTMTWKRALKTTITATTILFMLELGNACARMMYSGYHPTVDKIIKFFYMGGILIALVIMAVLYIRIYIVVVQRTKSKKTKKIGPEKSYSFSEPDLDSNQSNIPLSDTSSHQESPNNTYRGETNPGAPQSPAAKNKLSYSLPMPKSVCEQDLRKATPTGNNRRVTSDPAGQAVTPTGRYAKISSILAALPKRSLNAMTFPYKQSSRRNHIKTAKMLFLVTLVFVLSWVPPNLINLKLVPYSSLVFSLFYVNNVANPIIYSFLNKRFRDDIKRLFKRMCRK encoded by the exons ATGGATGTCGTAGAAATTGAAGACAGACCGTGGCGACATACGACTACGGATATAAACCTTACCGACGCGGATATTCTAAACGACGATAATCTGACCGACGCGGCGAACTTCACGACGCAATTCAACAGCACGGCGTTGACCAGAAATCGAGACCCGCTAGCTAGTTTGACTTTCGTGATAATCTATTCGATAGCTAGTTTCATCGGAGTCATAG TGTTGGCTATAATTGATCTAATGGTATGCGTGGCTTTGATGCCCGTCGATATAATGCGTAAACGATGGCTCTGGGACGAGTATTTCCTGCTCGGAATCCCGCACACGATTTTCCTTTGGTTGCGTAATATGAGTTTAGAGTTACAAGTCGTCGTTCTCGTCTCGATCGCCGTCGACCGATTTTTCGCCATCTGTAAACCGCTGAGTTTCACGATGACGTGGAAACGCGCGCTGAAAACTACGATCACCGCGACGACCATTCTGTTCATGCTAGAACTGGGAAACGCTTGCGCGCGGATGATGTACTCCGGCTATCACCCGACCGTtgacaaaatcataaaattcttCTACATGGGCGGGATACTTATAGCTTTGGTAATCATGGCCGTGTTGTATATACGCATCTATATCGTGGTCGTGCAACGGACGAAGAGTAAGAAAACGAAAAAGATCGGCCCCGAAAAGTCGTACAGTTTCAGCGAACCGGATTTGGATAGCAACCAATCGAACATACCCCTGAGTGACACGAGTTCTCATCAAGAAAGTCCGAACAATACGTACCGCGGAGAAACGAACCCTGGGGCGCCCCAGAGCCCGGCGGCCAAAAACAAATTGAGCTACTCGCTACCGATGCCGAAAAGTGTTTGCGAACAAGATTTACGTAAAGCGACGCCGACTGGAAACAATCGCAGAGTGACCAGCGACCCGGCGGGTCAAGCGGTCACTCCTACCGGACGATACGCGAAAATCAGCTCTATTCTCGCGGCTTTACCGAAACGTTCGTTGAACGCGATGACATTCCCGTATAAACAAAGCTCCAGACGCAACCACATCAAAACGGCTAAAATGCTATTCCTGGTAACGTTGGTGTTCGTATTGTCGTGGGTACCCCCAAATCTCATCAATCTTAAACTCGTTCCATATTCATCATTAgtgttttctttgttttatgTAAATAACGTGGCTAATCCTATCATATACTCATTTCTAAACAAGCGATTCAGAGACGACATCAAACGACTTTTCAAAAGAATGTGTcggaaataa
- the LOC141902479 gene encoding UPF0598 protein CG30010-like encodes MSSMSSVKYHLPILVRRVKDKCFQYVRCVHYVQGQSPKPNIREYFYYIDHHGQLFLDDARMKNFTSCFKEKKFLEFFFHRLKFNDTDRYKDFPYLSPCGREKNYIRCDDLPIVFTHVIPDQQDRANDLFSYGYAGELLTVPFEPQKICMLPESGRIYHPGPDKLGGVGLVRSSLAIEFSKLFTFEDDKEHEPPTKFLWNDINYDLTNELVNVIRNFSRKAES; translated from the exons ATGTCATCGATGTCTTCTGTCAAATATCATTTACCTATTTTAGTTCGTAGAGTCAAAGACAAGTGTTTTCAGTATGTGAGATGCGTTCATTACGTTCAGGGTCAATCTCCAAAACCAAatattcgtgaatatttctactACATTGATCACCATGGCCAG CTTTTCCTTGATGATGCTCGAATGAAGAATTTCACATCTTGCTTTAAGG AGAAGAAATTCCTAGAGTTCTTCTTCCATCGTCTGAAATTCAACGATACCGACCGTTACAAGGATTTTCCGTACCTCTCTCCTTGTGGCAGGGAGAAGAACTACATAAGATGTGATGATCTACCGATAGTATTTACTCATGTTATCCCCGATCAGCAGGACAGAGCTAATGATCTATTCTCATACGGATATGCCGGTGAATTGTTGACAGTCCCATTTGAACCTCAAAAGATATGCATGctaccagaatccggtcgaaTATACCATCCCGGTCCGGATAAACTGGGTGGAGTGGGGCTTGTAAGATCGAGTCTAGCGATAGAATTTAGTAAACTCTTCACATTTGAAGATGATAAAGAACACGAACCGCCGACTAAATTCTTATGGAATGATATAAACTATGATTTGACTAATGAACTTGTAAATGTAATCAGAAACTTTTCCAGAAAAGCTGAATCATGA
- the LOC141902370 gene encoding D(2) dopamine receptor-like isoform X1: MDVVEIEDRPWRHTTTDINLTDADILNDDNLTDAANFTTQFNSTALTRNRDPLASLTFVIIYSIASFIGVIGNILVIIVYKKKRDRKGSSCFILVLAIIDLMVCVALMPVDIMRKRWLWDEYFLLGIPHTIFLWLRNMSLELQVVVLVSIAVDRFFAICKPLSFTMTWKRALKTTITATTILFMLELGNACARMMYSGYHPTVDKIIKFFYMGGILIALVIMAVLYIRIYIVVVQRTKSKKTKKIGPEKSYSFSEPDLDSNQSNIPLSDTSSHQESPNNTYRGETNPGAPQSPAAKNKLSYSLPMPKSVCEQDLRKATPTGNNRRVTSDPAGQAVTPTGRYAKISSILAALPKRSLNAMTFPYKQSSRRNHIKTAKMLFLVTLVFVLSWVPPNLINLKLVPYSSLVFSLFYVNNVANPIIYSFLNKRFRDDIKRLFKRMCRK; this comes from the coding sequence ATGGATGTCGTAGAAATTGAAGACAGACCGTGGCGACATACGACTACGGATATAAACCTTACCGACGCGGATATTCTAAACGACGATAATCTGACCGACGCGGCGAACTTCACGACGCAATTCAACAGCACGGCGTTGACCAGAAATCGAGACCCGCTAGCTAGTTTGACTTTCGTGATAATCTATTCGATAGCTAGTTTCATCGGAGTCATAGGTAATATACTGGTTATAATCGTTTACAAGAAGAAACGCGATCGTAAAGGATCGTCTTGTTTCATTCTAGTGTTGGCTATAATTGATCTAATGGTATGCGTGGCTTTGATGCCCGTCGATATAATGCGTAAACGATGGCTCTGGGACGAGTATTTCCTGCTCGGAATCCCGCACACGATTTTCCTTTGGTTGCGTAATATGAGTTTAGAGTTACAAGTCGTCGTTCTCGTCTCGATCGCCGTCGACCGATTTTTCGCCATCTGTAAACCGCTGAGTTTCACGATGACGTGGAAACGCGCGCTGAAAACTACGATCACCGCGACGACCATTCTGTTCATGCTAGAACTGGGAAACGCTTGCGCGCGGATGATGTACTCCGGCTATCACCCGACCGTtgacaaaatcataaaattcttCTACATGGGCGGGATACTTATAGCTTTGGTAATCATGGCCGTGTTGTATATACGCATCTATATCGTGGTCGTGCAACGGACGAAGAGTAAGAAAACGAAAAAGATCGGCCCCGAAAAGTCGTACAGTTTCAGCGAACCGGATTTGGATAGCAACCAATCGAACATACCCCTGAGTGACACGAGTTCTCATCAAGAAAGTCCGAACAATACGTACCGCGGAGAAACGAACCCTGGGGCGCCCCAGAGCCCGGCGGCCAAAAACAAATTGAGCTACTCGCTACCGATGCCGAAAAGTGTTTGCGAACAAGATTTACGTAAAGCGACGCCGACTGGAAACAATCGCAGAGTGACCAGCGACCCGGCGGGTCAAGCGGTCACTCCTACCGGACGATACGCGAAAATCAGCTCTATTCTCGCGGCTTTACCGAAACGTTCGTTGAACGCGATGACATTCCCGTATAAACAAAGCTCCAGACGCAACCACATCAAAACGGCTAAAATGCTATTCCTGGTAACGTTGGTGTTCGTATTGTCGTGGGTACCCCCAAATCTCATCAATCTTAAACTCGTTCCATATTCATCATTAgtgttttctttgttttatgTAAATAACGTGGCTAATCCTATCATATACTCATTTCTAAACAAGCGATTCAGAGACGACATCAAACGACTTTTCAAAAGAATGTGTcggaaataa